In Paenibacillus antri, a single window of DNA contains:
- the smc gene encoding chromosome segregation protein SMC — translation MFLKRLELAGFKSFADRTELEFVSGITAVVGPNGSGKSNISDSIRWVLGEQSAKSLRGGNMQDIIFAGSDARKAVNFSEVSLTLDNGDNALSLDFSEVTVTRRLHRNGESEYFINKQPCRLKDITELFMDTGIGKEAYSIIGQGRIEEILSTRSEDRRGIFEEASGIVKYKSRKREASKRLEETEANLVRIRDLTSELEDQLEPLKKQSEKAVEFKRLKELLKSKEVSLYVHSIGELHRSWTEATETLKRLKDEELKLAAVVSAHDAELEDRRLALRKLDETLEGLQSELLHTSEELEKTISAGEILKERRKHAEENVETQRDTAKSLARKLEERVAENEQLRTQRDAITRELDELNRNIRLEEDRLLAETGGALGETEERLKAELLDKLNELASARNELKYVEAQSEQSGRRAARLAEDREKAGVRLRELEACREDWLARLESLKAQIEGERNRYMELSQLIHEKQGLLEEVQATVRKWEQKVDALVSRKQTIQDLQDDYDGFALGVREVLKAKQKSSLQGIRGAVAEIIRVPGAYELAVETSLGAALQHIVVENEARAREAIQYLKSRQLGRATFLPLDVIKPRSIPESERRAASSAEGFVGVAAELVSFDAAYSGIVHSLLGNVVIADTLEHANRIAAKLQYRYRVVTLEGDVVNAGGSMTGGSLQKKNVSLLGRTRQIDELTKEIEAAEQQIGKLRESVDAVRAEAAALQKQLEGCRDAGERKRGEETEARSELNRMDSELRAAKQQLDILEADAATLAEETSTEADRRAELAERIERLAGEETALTEAIREAELRRKAAQSAKEETQQQLTEWKVKAAAAAQDKMAVTAQLTRLQTETDALEEERATALQAEARLLEELAGYERESNARTEQANHLRILKDACAEKLDFARAERAEKTAALEREENATREERNRLRSVEEQTRQTDIRVNRLDVELDNLLRKLAEDYELSYELAKERYDVPEDVPAVQIEVRDLKRAISALGEVNLGAIEEYARVSERYEFLAGQRNDLIEAKTTLYGVIREIEEEMSKRFLQSFELIREQFTDVFSRLFGGGRADLVLSEPHNLLETGIDIVAQPPGKKLQNLQLLSGGERALTAIALLFAILRIKPVPFCVLDEVEAALDEANVARFAQYLREFSMHTQFIVVTHRKGTMEEADVLYGVTMEEGGVSKLVSVRLDQDEQPMTA, via the coding sequence TTGTTTCTTAAGAGACTAGAGCTGGCCGGCTTCAAGTCGTTCGCCGACCGGACGGAGCTGGAATTCGTGTCCGGCATTACGGCGGTCGTCGGTCCGAACGGCAGCGGCAAGAGCAACATATCCGATTCCATTCGCTGGGTGCTCGGCGAGCAGAGCGCGAAGAGCCTCCGCGGCGGCAACATGCAGGACATCATCTTCGCCGGCAGCGACGCGCGCAAAGCGGTGAATTTCAGCGAAGTGTCGCTGACGCTCGATAACGGCGACAACGCGCTGTCCCTCGACTTCAGCGAAGTGACGGTCACCCGCAGACTGCACCGCAACGGCGAGAGCGAATATTTCATTAACAAGCAGCCTTGCCGCTTGAAGGACATCACCGAGCTGTTCATGGATACCGGCATCGGGAAGGAAGCTTACTCGATCATCGGACAAGGCCGCATCGAAGAGATTTTAAGCACGCGGTCCGAAGACCGCCGCGGCATCTTCGAGGAAGCGTCCGGGATCGTCAAATATAAGTCCAGGAAGAGAGAAGCTTCGAAGCGTCTCGAGGAGACGGAAGCGAATCTCGTGCGGATCCGCGATCTGACCTCCGAGCTCGAGGATCAGCTGGAGCCGCTGAAGAAGCAGTCCGAGAAAGCCGTCGAGTTCAAGCGGTTGAAGGAGCTTCTGAAGTCGAAAGAGGTTTCGCTGTACGTGCATAGCATCGGCGAGCTTCACCGGTCGTGGACGGAAGCGACGGAGACGTTGAAGCGATTGAAGGACGAGGAGCTGAAGCTCGCCGCGGTCGTCTCCGCCCACGACGCGGAGCTGGAAGACCGGCGTCTCGCGCTGCGAAAGCTCGACGAGACGCTCGAAGGGCTGCAATCCGAGCTGTTACATACGAGCGAAGAGCTGGAGAAGACGATCAGCGCCGGCGAGATTTTGAAGGAGCGGCGCAAGCACGCGGAAGAAAACGTCGAGACGCAGCGGGACACGGCGAAGTCGCTCGCGAGAAAGCTGGAAGAGCGAGTTGCGGAAAACGAGCAGCTAAGAACGCAGCGCGACGCGATCACGCGAGAGTTGGACGAGCTCAATCGCAACATTCGCCTCGAGGAGGATCGGCTGCTCGCGGAGACGGGCGGCGCCCTCGGCGAGACCGAAGAGCGTCTGAAGGCGGAGCTGCTCGACAAGCTGAACGAGCTGGCGTCGGCCCGCAACGAATTGAAATACGTCGAGGCGCAATCGGAGCAATCCGGCCGGCGCGCCGCCAGACTCGCCGAAGACCGCGAGAAAGCGGGCGTTCGGCTTCGAGAGCTGGAAGCGTGCCGGGAAGATTGGCTGGCCCGCCTCGAGTCCCTCAAGGCGCAAATCGAAGGCGAGCGAAATCGATACATGGAGCTCAGCCAGCTGATCCACGAGAAGCAAGGGCTGTTGGAAGAAGTGCAGGCGACGGTCCGAAAGTGGGAGCAGAAGGTGGACGCGCTCGTCTCGCGGAAGCAGACGATCCAAGATCTTCAGGACGATTACGACGGCTTCGCGCTCGGCGTCCGGGAGGTGCTGAAGGCGAAGCAGAAGAGCTCCCTGCAAGGCATTCGCGGCGCCGTCGCGGAAATCATCCGCGTGCCGGGCGCTTACGAGCTCGCGGTCGAGACGTCGCTGGGCGCCGCGCTGCAGCACATCGTCGTCGAGAACGAAGCGCGGGCGCGGGAAGCGATTCAATATTTGAAATCCCGCCAGCTCGGACGGGCGACGTTCCTGCCGCTCGACGTCATTAAGCCGCGTTCGATTCCGGAAAGCGAACGCCGCGCGGCGTCGAGCGCCGAAGGCTTCGTCGGCGTCGCCGCGGAGCTCGTCTCGTTCGACGCGGCGTACTCGGGCATCGTGCACAGCTTGCTCGGCAACGTCGTCATCGCCGACACGCTCGAGCACGCGAACCGGATCGCGGCGAAGCTGCAGTACCGGTACCGCGTCGTCACGCTCGAAGGCGACGTCGTGAACGCGGGCGGCTCCATGACCGGAGGAAGCCTGCAGAAGAAGAACGTGTCGCTGCTCGGCCGAACGCGTCAGATCGACGAGCTGACGAAGGAGATCGAGGCGGCCGAACAGCAAATCGGCAAGCTGCGCGAGTCGGTGGACGCGGTTCGCGCCGAAGCGGCCGCGCTCCAGAAGCAGCTGGAAGGATGCCGCGACGCGGGCGAGCGCAAGCGCGGGGAAGAAACCGAGGCGAGATCGGAGCTCAATCGCATGGACTCCGAGCTTCGCGCGGCGAAGCAGCAGCTGGACATTCTCGAAGCGGACGCGGCGACCCTCGCCGAAGAAACGTCCACCGAAGCGGACCGGCGGGCGGAGCTCGCGGAGCGCATCGAACGGCTCGCCGGGGAAGAGACGGCGCTGACGGAGGCGATCCGCGAAGCGGAGCTTCGCCGCAAGGCGGCCCAATCGGCGAAGGAAGAGACGCAGCAGCAGCTGACGGAGTGGAAGGTGAAGGCGGCGGCGGCGGCGCAGGACAAGATGGCCGTGACCGCGCAGCTGACCCGGCTCCAAACCGAAACCGACGCGCTCGAAGAAGAGCGGGCGACGGCGCTGCAAGCGGAAGCGCGGCTGCTGGAAGAGCTCGCCGGGTACGAACGCGAATCGAACGCGCGGACGGAGCAGGCGAACCATCTGCGCATCTTGAAGGACGCTTGCGCCGAGAAGCTCGATTTCGCCCGCGCGGAGCGGGCGGAGAAGACCGCCGCGCTCGAGCGCGAGGAGAACGCGACGCGCGAGGAACGGAACCGGCTTCGTTCGGTCGAAGAGCAGACGAGGCAAACCGATATTCGCGTCAACCGATTGGACGTGGAGCTGGACAACTTGCTTCGCAAGCTCGCGGAGGATTACGAGTTGAGCTACGAGCTCGCCAAGGAACGCTACGACGTGCCGGAGGACGTGCCCGCCGTGCAGATCGAGGTTCGCGATTTGAAACGGGCGATCTCGGCGCTGGGCGAAGTCAATCTCGGCGCGATCGAGGAATATGCGAGGGTGTCCGAGCGCTACGAATTTTTGGCGGGGCAGCGGAACGACCTCATCGAAGCGAAGACGACGCTGTACGGCGTCATTCGCGAGATCGAAGAGGAGATGTCGAAGCGGTTCCTGCAATCGTTCGAGTTGATCCGGGAGCAGTTCACCGACGTCTTCTCCAGGCTGTTCGGCGGCGGACGGGCCGATCTCGTCTTGTCGGAGCCGCATAACTTGCTCGAGACGGGCATCGACATCGTCGCTCAGCCGCCGGGCAAGAAGCTGCAAAACCTGCAGCTCCTCTCGGGAGGCGAGCGGGCGCTGACGGCGATCGCGCTGCTGTTCGCGATACTCCGGATCAAGCCGGTGCCGTTCTGCGTGCTCGACGAAGTCGAAGCGGCGCTGGACGAAGCGAACGTCGCGCGATTCGCGCAGTATTTGCGCGAGTTCTCGATGCATACGCAATTCATCGTCGTAACGCACCGCAAGGGGACGATGGAAGAGGCGGACGTATTGTACGGCGTCACGATGGAAGAAGGCGGCGTATCGAAGCTCGTGTCGGTGCGCCTCGATCAAGATGAACAGCCGATGACAGCGTAA
- the ftsY gene encoding signal recognition particle-docking protein FtsY: MSFFKRLRESISSKAEEVTNKFKEGLSKTRDAFVGKVEDLFSRRKKIDEAFYEELEEILIGADVGINTVLKLIDELRVEVRKRKIEDPKELRPILTEKLVELLSGGEETERLKTAPDGLTIYLVVGVNGVGKTTTIGKLAHRLKQDGKSVLLAAGDTFRAAAIEQLEVWGQRAGVDVIRQGQGSDPAAVIFDAVHAAKQRNVDVLICDTAGRLQNKVNLMEELNKIFRVIRREVPEAPHEVLLVLDATTGQNALQQAKLFGEKTGVTGLVLTKLDGTAKGGIVIAIRQEMELPVKMVGLGEKIDDLQPFDSEQFVNALFLGLGGAAEEAE, from the coding sequence ATGAGCTTTTTTAAAAGGCTGAGAGAAAGCATCTCTTCCAAGGCGGAAGAGGTCACGAATAAGTTTAAGGAAGGCTTGTCCAAGACGCGCGACGCGTTCGTCGGCAAGGTCGAGGATCTGTTCTCCCGTCGGAAAAAGATCGACGAAGCGTTCTACGAGGAGCTCGAGGAAATTTTGATCGGCGCCGACGTCGGCATCAATACCGTCCTGAAGCTGATCGACGAGCTGCGCGTCGAAGTGCGCAAGCGGAAGATCGAAGATCCGAAGGAGCTGCGCCCGATTCTAACCGAGAAGCTCGTCGAGCTGCTCTCCGGCGGAGAAGAGACGGAGCGGCTCAAGACGGCGCCGGACGGGCTGACGATCTACTTGGTCGTCGGCGTGAACGGCGTCGGCAAGACGACGACGATCGGCAAGCTCGCCCATCGATTGAAGCAAGACGGCAAGTCCGTGCTGCTCGCGGCCGGCGATACGTTCCGCGCGGCGGCGATCGAGCAGCTGGAAGTATGGGGGCAGCGCGCCGGCGTGGACGTGATCCGGCAAGGGCAAGGCTCCGATCCGGCGGCCGTCATCTTCGACGCGGTCCATGCCGCGAAGCAGCGGAACGTCGACGTGCTGATTTGCGATACGGCGGGTCGACTGCAAAACAAGGTGAACTTGATGGAAGAGCTGAACAAAATTTTCCGCGTCATCCGCCGCGAGGTGCCCGAAGCGCCTCACGAGGTGCTGTTGGTGCTCGACGCGACGACGGGGCAGAACGCGCTGCAGCAGGCGAAGCTGTTCGGCGAGAAAACCGGCGTCACCGGCCTCGTGTTAACGAAGTTGGACGGCACGGCCAAGGGCGGCATCGTCATCGCGATTCGCCAGGAAATGGAGCTTCCGGTCAAGATGGTCGGGCTCGGCGAGAAGATCGACGACCTGCAGCCTTTCGATTCCGAGCAGTTCGTGAACGCGCTGTTTCTGGGGCTCGGAGGCGCGGCGGAGGAAGCGGAGTAA
- the fabD gene encoding ACP S-malonyltransferase, producing the protein MGKIAFVFPGQGAQAVGMGKDALHIPGVKRLYEAADEAVGYALSGIVFDGPEERLKSTANTQPALLTTSLAYLEAFREAGGAKLTPDYVAGHSLGEWTALAAAGALPAAEAARLVHLRGRFMEEAVPGGQGAMAAVLGAERQALQALCEAVSGEAGRVELANVNCPGQIVVSGSRAGVEAVAARGKEAGAKRVIPLEVSGPFHSSLMAPAADRLDALLGEVAFAAPSTPLVANVTADVVVDPADIRGLLVKQVCAPVLWEDSVLRLIALGVDTFVEFGPGAVLSGLIKKINKDVRIVTVNSAEAAVSAVPTLL; encoded by the coding sequence ATGGGCAAGATCGCATTCGTCTTCCCCGGCCAAGGCGCGCAAGCGGTCGGCATGGGGAAGGACGCATTACATATCCCCGGGGTGAAGCGGTTGTACGAGGCCGCCGACGAGGCGGTCGGGTATGCGCTGTCCGGCATCGTCTTCGACGGGCCGGAAGAGCGGCTGAAGAGCACGGCCAATACGCAGCCGGCGCTGCTTACGACGAGCCTCGCGTATCTCGAGGCGTTCCGCGAGGCGGGCGGCGCGAAGCTGACGCCGGATTATGTCGCCGGGCACAGCCTCGGCGAATGGACCGCCCTTGCGGCGGCGGGGGCGCTCCCGGCGGCCGAAGCGGCTCGGCTCGTGCACCTGCGCGGCCGCTTCATGGAAGAGGCGGTGCCCGGCGGGCAAGGCGCGATGGCGGCCGTGCTCGGCGCGGAACGCCAGGCGCTGCAGGCGCTCTGCGAAGCGGTTTCCGGCGAAGCGGGCCGCGTAGAGCTCGCGAACGTGAACTGTCCGGGGCAGATCGTCGTGTCGGGCTCGCGGGCGGGCGTCGAAGCGGTCGCGGCGCGGGGGAAGGAAGCGGGCGCGAAGCGCGTCATTCCGCTCGAGGTGAGCGGTCCGTTCCATTCCTCGCTCATGGCGCCCGCGGCCGACCGACTGGACGCGCTGCTCGGCGAAGTCGCGTTCGCCGCGCCGTCGACGCCGCTCGTCGCGAACGTGACGGCCGACGTCGTCGTCGACCCGGCGGACATCCGGGGTCTGCTCGTGAAGCAGGTGTGCGCTCCGGTGCTTTGGGAAGACAGCGTGCTGCGCCTGATCGCGCTCGGCGTCGATACGTTCGTAGAATTCGGCCCGGGGGCGGTATTAAGCGGATTGATTAAGAAAATCAATAAAGACGTGCGCATCGTGACGGTGAACAGCGCGGAAGCGGCGGTCTCCGCCGTTCCGACGCTGCTGTAG
- the rnc gene encoding ribonuclease III has product MDRFERLQAQLNIQFRDASLLREAFTHSSYVNEHKDATHNERIEFLGDAVLQLAVSQHLYRLYPSWPEGKLTFVRAAIVREQALSKLAKTLSLGEYLLLGRGEDLSGGRERPSLLADVFEAFVGALYLDAGWDAVIKFLTAHMFPEIEAYVERGVIDAKSRLHEKVQQLALGAVEYVVREERGPANEREFIIEARIQGESYGAGSGRTKKEAEQEAAAEALQRFAAAGREPRR; this is encoded by the coding sequence ATGGACCGATTCGAACGACTTCAAGCGCAATTGAATATTCAATTCCGGGACGCTTCGCTATTACGCGAAGCGTTTACCCATTCTTCCTACGTTAACGAGCATAAGGACGCTACGCATAACGAGAGGATCGAGTTTCTGGGCGACGCCGTGCTGCAGCTCGCGGTGTCCCAGCACCTGTACCGCTTGTACCCCTCCTGGCCGGAAGGAAAGCTCACCTTCGTCCGCGCGGCGATCGTCCGCGAACAGGCGCTAAGCAAGCTGGCGAAGACGTTGTCGCTCGGCGAATATTTGCTGCTCGGGCGCGGCGAGGACTTGTCCGGCGGCAGAGAGCGGCCCTCGCTGCTGGCGGACGTGTTCGAAGCGTTCGTGGGCGCTTTGTATCTCGACGCCGGATGGGACGCCGTCATCAAGTTTCTGACGGCGCATATGTTCCCCGAGATCGAAGCGTACGTCGAGCGCGGCGTCATCGACGCGAAGTCGCGGCTGCACGAGAAGGTGCAGCAGCTCGCGCTCGGCGCCGTCGAATACGTCGTCCGCGAAGAGCGCGGGCCCGCCAACGAACGGGAATTCATCATCGAAGCCCGCATTCAAGGAGAATCGTACGGCGCCGGTTCGGGCCGCACGAAGAAAGAGGCGGAGCAAGAAGCCGCGGCCGAAGCGCTGCAACGGTTCGCCGCGGCGGGCCGCGAGCCTCGCCGATAG
- the acpP gene encoding acyl carrier protein produces MSDVLDRVKKIIVDRLGVDEAEVTLEASFKEDLGADSLDVVELVMELEDEFDMEISDEDAEKITTVGEVVNYIQAHT; encoded by the coding sequence ATGTCCGACGTATTGGATCGCGTGAAGAAAATTATCGTCGACCGCCTTGGCGTAGATGAGGCTGAAGTGACGCTTGAAGCTTCTTTCAAGGAGGACTTGGGCGCCGACTCGCTTGACGTCGTCGAATTGGTAATGGAGCTGGAAGATGAGTTCGATATGGAAATCTCCGATGAAGACGCGGAGAAGATCACTACCGTAGGCGAAGTAGTGAATTACATACAAGCTCATACGTAA
- the fabF gene encoding beta-ketoacyl-ACP synthase II, translating to MKQRVVITGMSAVTSLGQDLDTFWNNLMEGKSGVTPIEAFDVSEYPTRIAAEIKNWDPETYMDRKEARRMDRYVQFAVAAAGLALKDANLSIQDDTDPERVGVYIGSGIGGLGTFEDQYRTLLEKGPKRVSPFFIPMMIANMASGQVSILTGAKGPNSTTVTACATGTHTIGDSFRLLQNGEADVMLCGGAEATIRPTGLAGFCSMRAMSTRNDEPERASRPYDVDRDGFVMGEGAGVLVLETLEHAKKRGARIYGEVIGYGMSGDAHHMTDPDPNGAARCMKKALSDAGIAPEDVDYINAHGTSTPVGDVSETTAIKTAFGDHAYKLAVSSTKSMTGHLLGAAGGVEAVICALALTRGKLPPTINLDNQDPQCDLDYVPNAPREANVRVALSNSFGFGGHNATIILRKYEEA from the coding sequence ATGAAACAAAGAGTCGTAATCACCGGCATGAGCGCCGTTACGTCGCTCGGCCAGGATTTAGATACGTTTTGGAACAACTTGATGGAAGGCAAGTCGGGCGTAACGCCGATCGAAGCGTTCGACGTCAGCGAATATCCGACCCGGATCGCGGCCGAGATCAAGAACTGGGATCCGGAGACGTACATGGACCGCAAGGAAGCGCGCCGCATGGATCGATACGTGCAGTTCGCGGTGGCGGCGGCCGGACTCGCGCTGAAGGACGCCAACCTGTCGATTCAGGACGACACGGATCCGGAGCGCGTCGGCGTCTACATCGGCTCCGGCATCGGCGGCCTCGGCACGTTCGAGGATCAATACCGCACGCTGCTCGAGAAGGGACCCAAGCGCGTCTCCCCGTTCTTCATCCCGATGATGATCGCGAATATGGCTTCCGGCCAAGTGTCGATCCTTACCGGGGCGAAGGGGCCGAACTCGACGACGGTCACCGCCTGCGCGACGGGCACGCATACGATCGGCGATTCGTTCCGCTTGCTGCAGAACGGCGAAGCGGACGTCATGCTGTGCGGCGGCGCGGAAGCGACGATTCGTCCGACGGGACTCGCGGGCTTCTGCTCCATGCGGGCGATGTCGACCCGCAACGATGAGCCGGAGCGGGCGAGCCGCCCGTACGACGTCGATCGCGACGGCTTCGTTATGGGCGAAGGCGCCGGCGTGCTCGTGCTCGAGACGCTCGAGCACGCGAAGAAGCGCGGCGCTCGCATCTACGGCGAAGTGATCGGCTACGGGATGAGCGGCGACGCGCACCATATGACCGATCCCGATCCGAACGGCGCGGCGCGCTGCATGAAGAAGGCGCTCTCGGACGCGGGAATCGCGCCGGAGGACGTCGATTACATTAACGCGCACGGCACGTCGACGCCGGTCGGCGACGTCTCCGAGACGACGGCGATCAAGACGGCGTTCGGCGACCACGCCTACAAGCTGGCCGTCTCGTCCACGAAGTCGATGACCGGTCATCTGCTCGGCGCCGCCGGCGGCGTCGAAGCGGTCATCTGCGCGCTGGCGTTGACGCGCGGCAAGCTGCCGCCGACGATCAATCTCGACAACCAAGATCCGCAATGCGATCTCGATTACGTGCCGAACGCGCCGAGAGAGGCGAACGTCCGCGTGGCGTTGTCCAACTCCTTCGGCTTCGGCGGTCATAACGCGACGATCATCTTGCGGAAATACGAAGAGGCATAG
- a CDS encoding tyrosine-type recombinase/integrase yields MERVNRMLLEAFALYLRNEKKEESTIKLYVAELEALLTKLGERPGGLAEATTDDLLRYRNDLQAGGMKPATINKRMSIARTFFQWAGREGIADSSAAEGLRLDANAPPPIQWLSEAQERALLAAASNALTDENGVRNEALLAAMLYAGLRVKEVSYLRLDSLQGSRLVVSDEGGSFLRGVPLDDRALVPLLCWRRHRSEAIRSKHKESDFLFVTERSGFMQPRAVQFAVESLSAKAGFPVRCSALRHSYCRRLAREGASVERIRDWAGHKSPQTTVRYFEDL; encoded by the coding sequence GTGGAACGGGTAAACCGGATGCTCCTCGAAGCGTTCGCGCTTTACTTACGGAACGAGAAAAAGGAGGAAAGCACGATTAAGCTGTACGTCGCCGAGCTGGAAGCGCTCCTGACGAAGCTCGGCGAACGTCCGGGCGGCTTGGCCGAGGCGACGACGGACGACCTGCTCCGCTACCGGAACGACTTGCAAGCCGGCGGCATGAAGCCGGCAACGATCAACAAACGGATGTCGATCGCGCGAACGTTCTTCCAGTGGGCCGGCCGCGAAGGCATCGCGGATTCGTCGGCCGCGGAGGGGCTGCGCCTCGACGCGAACGCGCCGCCTCCGATCCAATGGCTGTCCGAAGCGCAGGAGCGCGCGCTGCTCGCCGCCGCCTCGAACGCATTGACCGACGAGAACGGCGTTCGGAACGAGGCGCTGCTCGCCGCGATGCTCTACGCCGGTCTTCGCGTGAAGGAGGTTTCGTACCTTCGGTTGGACAGTCTTCAAGGCTCGCGGCTCGTCGTGTCCGACGAAGGAGGCTCGTTCCTCCGGGGCGTGCCGCTGGACGACCGCGCGCTCGTCCCGCTCCTCTGTTGGCGCCGGCATCGGTCGGAGGCGATTCGTTCGAAGCATAAAGAAAGCGACTTCTTGTTCGTAACGGAACGCTCGGGGTTCATGCAGCCGAGAGCGGTACAGTTCGCCGTCGAGTCGTTATCGGCGAAGGCGGGCTTTCCCGTACGCTGCAGCGCGCTGCGGCATTCGTACTGCAGACGGCTCGCTCGGGAAGGGGCGAGCGTCGAGCGGATCCGGGATTGGGCCGGACACAAGTCGCCGCAGACGACCGTTCGCTATTTCGAAGATCTATGA
- the fabG gene encoding 3-oxoacyl-[acyl-carrier-protein] reductase translates to MLEGKVALVTGASRGIGRAIAIELAKSGADVVVNYAGNEAAALEVVGAIEALGRSAAAVKCNVASASEVDAMVAGAIERFGKIDVLVNNAGITRDNLLMRMKEEEFDEVIDTNLKGVFNCIKAVTRPMMKQRSGRIVNISSVVGALGNPGQANYVAAKAGVIGLTKSVARELASRGITVNCVAPGFIETDMTDKLTPELKEAMLKQIPLAALGQPEQIAKVVRFLASDESSYMTGQTLHVDGGMYM, encoded by the coding sequence ATGCTGGAAGGCAAAGTGGCGCTCGTCACCGGCGCGTCGCGCGGCATCGGCCGGGCGATCGCGATCGAGCTCGCGAAGAGCGGAGCGGACGTCGTCGTCAATTACGCGGGCAACGAAGCGGCCGCGCTCGAGGTCGTCGGCGCGATCGAAGCGCTCGGACGGTCGGCGGCGGCGGTCAAGTGCAACGTGGCGTCCGCGTCGGAGGTGGACGCGATGGTCGCCGGCGCGATCGAGCGGTTCGGGAAGATCGACGTTCTCGTCAACAACGCCGGCATCACGCGCGACAATCTGCTCATGCGGATGAAGGAAGAAGAGTTCGACGAAGTCATCGACACGAACCTGAAGGGCGTATTCAACTGCATCAAGGCCGTGACCCGGCCTATGATGAAGCAGCGGAGCGGGCGCATCGTGAACATCTCGTCCGTCGTCGGCGCGCTCGGCAATCCGGGGCAAGCGAACTACGTGGCGGCGAAGGCGGGAGTCATCGGGCTCACGAAGTCGGTCGCGCGCGAGCTCGCGTCCCGGGGCATTACCGTGAATTGCGTCGCTCCGGGCTTCATCGAAACCGATATGACCGACAAGCTGACCCCGGAGCTGAAAGAAGCGATGCTGAAGCAAATTCCGCTCGCCGCTTTGGGCCAGCCCGAACAGATCGCGAAGGTCGTTCGGTTCCTCGCGTCCGACGAGTCGTCTTACATGACGGGCCAGACGCTTCACGTCGACGGCGGCATGTATATGTAA